The DNA segment AACACCAGACGGAACGGCAATCCGTGATTATATTTACGTAGTTGATCTTGCAAAAGCTCATGTGGCTGCTCTGCAAAAATTGATGCAAAGCACATCAGACGAAGCTGTAATTGATATTTACAATCTCGGAACAGGAAAAGGATCTTCTGTTCTTGAAGTGATCAAGGCCTTTGAAGTGGCAAATAATGTTGAAGTTCCCTATCAGATCTGTGATAGAAGAGAAGGAGATATTACCATAGCTTATGCCAATGTAGATAAAGCGGAACGAGAACTTGGATGGAAATCTGAAACTTCTTTGGAAGAATCGTTAAGAACGGTATGGGAATGGCAGGAGTATCTTCAGTCAAGGAATATTTAAAATTAATTAAAAAAAGAAATTTATTATGAAAACACAAAGAATAGGCATTACGTTTTCGTCTTTTGACTTACTTCATGCCGGACACATTAAAATGCTTGAAGAAGCAAAAACGGTTTGTGATTACCTTATCGTTGGCCTGCAGATTGATCCCTCTCATGATCGCCCGAATAAAAATAAACCTACGCAGACTATCGTAGAAAGATATATTCAGCTGAAAGCCGTAAACGCGGTGGATGAGATTATTCCTTATTATACCGAGCAGGATCTGGAGGATATCTTAAAATCATTTGTAATTGACGTTAGAATCATTGGAGATGATTATAGAGAAAAAGATTTCACAGGAAAAAAATACTGCGA comes from the Chryseobacterium nepalense genome and includes:
- a CDS encoding adenylyltransferase/cytidyltransferase family protein — encoded protein: MKTQRIGITFSSFDLLHAGHIKMLEEAKTVCDYLIVGLQIDPSHDRPNKNKPTQTIVERYIQLKAVNAVDEIIPYYTEQDLEDILKSFVIDVRIIGDDYREKDFTGKKYCEENGVEIFYNKRDHRFSSSDLRKRIYEAEMEKNSKAEAVK